One region of Acropora muricata isolate sample 2 chromosome 13, ASM3666990v1, whole genome shotgun sequence genomic DNA includes:
- the LOC136896072 gene encoding histone-lysine N-methyltransferase SUV39H1-like: MENNPFSSNTFGYSSNSSPNILSSFNEIEKIIIDVDSKVPEVIFIEDSPLPCSTNGLNGDTPATTPCSSVHEEDDAFNEEEIFPVDSSNVADQNSRLLHEDNVWKNLVQDSLSESSSISGSVSQLNSFTKSASQRVKDFTIPCLNSIFSLRTRLASKYELHTRLRNIPRYNKPSRKNLYRFKKKLYNDIDDWEQYLNEQSENEGYIAVENTVDNVSPPKDFTYITQNMYHNDLFHLFDKNYLVGCGCERICTADTCGCPRNSGGVFAYDRNGRVCVKPGTPIYECNSNCSCGMSCRNRVLQRGRTTKVAIFRTLNGCGWGVKTMEPIEKNQLVTEYVGEAIKQEEAEERGKVYDSCGQTYLFDLDFNDGECLYTIDAKNYGNISHFINHSCNPNLNVYAVWVDTLDPNLPRIAFFASREIKSGEELTFDYQMTVSEVGGSGLSPRKKMRIKCHCGAANCRKYLH, encoded by the exons ATGGAGAACAATCCTTTCTCGTCAAACACTTTTGGTTATTCCTCCAATTCAAGCCCAAATATCCTTTCAAGTTTTAACGAAATTGAAAAGATTATTATTGACGTCGACAGTAAGGTTCCCGAGGTAATCTTCATCGAAGACTCCCCTTTACCTTGCAGTACGAATGGCCTAAATGGAGACACGCCGGCAACAACTCCGTGTTCATCTGTCCATGAAGAGGATGACGCCTTCAACGAGGAGGAAATTTTTCCTGTTGATTCATCAAATGTTGCGGACCAAAATTCTCGATTGCTTCATGAAGACAATGTGTGGAAAAATTTGGTACAAGATTCACTTTCGGAATCCTCTTCCATTAGTGGCTCTGTGTCGCAGCTTAATTCTTTCACGAAGTCAGCTTcacaaagagtgaaagattttaCGATTCCTTGTCTGAATTCAATATTTTCTCTACGAACTCGATTAGCATCAAAGTACGAACTTCACACTAGACTGCGGAACATCCCTAGATACAACAAACCAAGTCGCAAAAATTTATACAGATTTAAGAAAAAACTCTACAATGATATTGATGACTGGGAGCAATATTTAAATGAACAGAGTGAAAATGAGGGGTACATTGCTGTTGAGAATACTGTGGACAATGTAAGCCCACCAAAGGACTTCACTTACATTACTCAAAACATGTATCACAATGACCTGTTTCACTTATTTGATAAAAATTACCTCGTTGGTTGTGGTTGCGAGAGAATCTGCACGGCGGACACCTGCGGTTGTCCAAGAAACAGTGGCGGGGTGTTCGCCTACGACAGAAATGGGCGTGTGTGTGTCAAACCAGGGACACCTATATACGAGTGTAACTCAAACTGTTCTTGTGGAATGTCGTGCAGGAATCGTGTGTTGCAACGTGGTCGTACCACAAAG GTGGCAATATTCCGCACTTTGAATGGGTGTGGCTGGGGTGTGAAGACAATGGAACCCATCGAGAAAAATCAATTGGTAACAGAATATGTTGGGGAAGCTATCAAGCAAGAGGAAGCTGAGGAGCGAGGAAAAGTGTATGACAGTTGTGGGCAGACATACTTGTTTGATTTGGATTTCAATGATGGTGAATGCTTGTACACCATAGATGCAAAGAACTATGGCAATATTTCTCACTTCATCAATCACTCT tgCAACCCAAACCTCAATGTTTATGCTGTATGGGTCGACACGTTGGATCCTAACCTTCCAAGGATTGCTTTCTTCGCAAGCCGGGAAATTAAAAGTGGGGAGGAGTTAACATTTGATTATCAAATGACAGTGTCCGAAGTGGGTGGAAGCGGATTGTCACCAAGGAAAAAAATGCGCATAAAATGTCACTGTGGTGCTGCCAACTGTAGGAAatatttacattga
- the LOC136896073 gene encoding mRNA-decapping enzyme 1B-like — protein MATEMLSNSANVLKLNLSAIKKSDQYIVKILDSASQVALYKFNAETQAWENTEVEGALFVYSRSTSPTSAFFIMNRLNMNNLVEPISSKVEFKLQEPFLLYRNITKGIFGIWFYDREECQRLATLLNVLSSQIGAGVNDVTVTSPTLEIPQGHQEAKEEHEGEEEKVDILQLFAKAQERYDNEKKPSHSRPTALQSTPSQEQVQTPERREQPEKFLQENLLLKEQLQRLCKNEPARPTKLHTYSLPASFVIQGAQKPKGSGMENGLSPGREGQSSARRENLRKSVTLSDVKAPVGPESGPAVRTQDDSAIESSKRAAQRKLFHNEQLEMKNSGAWQVPLSQPTVIPQIKETPQKPSQDPNATAGAPLISPLAFQNSAKMTVMTTPAQTKPPPAKFEIAPLTQEQLAQALTYLLKNDTEFVSKIHEAYFKSLQDKLPT, from the exons ATGGCGACCGAGATGTTGTCGAATTCGGCTAACGTTTTAAAACTAAACCTAAGTGCTATCAAAAAGAGTGATCAATACATCGTAAAGATTCTAGATAGCGCCTCTCAAGTGGCACTTTACAAGTTCAATGCAGAAACACAGGCTTGG GAAAATACAGAAGTTGAAGGGGCACTATTTGTGTACAGCAG GTCGACGTCTCCAACAAGTGCATTCTTCATAATGAACCGATTAAATATGAACAATCTCGTGGAACCAATTAGCAGTAAAGTGGAGTTTAAGCTTCAAGAACCGTTTCTGTTGTACAGAAACATCACAA AAGGAATATTTGGCATTTGGTTCTATGATAGAGAGGAATGTCAAAGGTTGGCAACTTTGTTAAACGT GCTCAGTTCTCAGATAGGAGCAGGAGTGAATGATGTGACAGTCACTTCACCTACTTTAGAAATTCCGCAG GGACACCAAGAAGCAAAAGAAGAACATGAAGGCGAAGAAGAAAAAGTTGATATATTGCAGCTATTTGCTAAAGCACAGGAAAGATATGATAATGAG AAAAAGCCCAGCCATTCAAGACCTACAGCTTTGCAAAGCACTCCTTCGCAAGAACAAGTGCAAACTCCGGAACGCAGAGAACAGCCAGAGAAATTCCTGCAGGAAAATCTACTCCTGAAAGAACAACTTcaaagactgtgtaaaaatgaGCCTGCGCGTCCAACGAAACTCCACACCTACTCCCTTCCCGCGTCCTTCGTGATACAGGGTGCGCAGAAACCTAAGGGATCCGGGATGGAGAATGGTTTGTCACCTGGGAGGGAGGGACAGTCAAGTGCAAGAAGGGAGAATCTTCGGAAAAGTGTTACATTGTCAGATGTCAAAGCGCCTGTTGGACCAG AATCAGGGCCAGCGGTGAGGACGCAAGATGATTCTGCCATCGAAAGCTCAAAACGAGCAGCACAAAGGAAG TTATTTCACAACGAGCAATTGGAGATGAAGAATAGCGGTGCATGGCAGGTGCCACTATCACAACCTACAGTTATTCCTCAAATAAAG GAAACTCCCCAGAAGCCATCGCAGGATCCAAACGCTACGGCTGGTGCGCCCCTGATATCGCCTTTGGCTTTCCAAAATTCAGCAAAGATGACAGTTATGACAACACCAGCGCAAACGAAACCACCGCCGGCTAAATTTGAAATAGCTCCTTTAACACAGGAGCAACTGGCTCAAGCACTCACGTATTTATTAAAG AATGACACGGAATTTGTCTCCAAAATTCACGAGGCCTACTTCAAAAGCTTACAAGACAAGCTGCCAACTTAA